Proteins from a single region of Desulfobacter postgatei 2ac9:
- a CDS encoding peptidase U32 family protein → MTCQPSKQPTILAPAGNIQSFLAAIAAGADAIYCGLKIFSARMEADNFSIEELARVTKLAHSKGIQVYVAFNSIIKEAETDKVLRILDKLARYADVDALIIQDTAMVSLAGQAGFKGKLHLSTLGNCTHPAGLAAAQKSGFSRVVLPREFSLDEIRAMAAAVPGSMDLEVFIHGALCYSVSGRCYWSSWFGGKSALRGRCVQPCRRLYEQNGKKARYFSCMDLSADVLAKVLKEIPHISTWKIEGRKKSPHYVYYTVMAYRLLRDSPDQKNQALSFLAYALGREGSHYNLLSHRISNPLNHASETGSGLFLGRIKNPENPYFISREALLPGDLLRIGYEEETFHQIQKVTRAIPKKGKYFLAAKKGRRINKDTSVFLIDRRGSELEEKLSRLATELGEIPKITIKPLHSSTLGKRPADSVKSPGKKSGHGGKKQPDIYEMDVFRKHPSALKTHNDTGFWISANNYGIKAPPRAWLWLDPVLFPEEEKICQNYVKTALKKGAKNFVLNSPWQIALFDDPQRLNIWAGPFCNIANCLAVEMLKRIGFSGAIVSPELESKTLLSLPECSCLPLGAVYRANWPVAISRIAAPDLDIGKDFTSPMGEVAWTSKYNATYHTFPNWPLDLSSKTDELKQAGFVMLVNLFENIPKGIRMKSRPGTWNWHLKLL, encoded by the coding sequence ATGACCTGCCAACCATCAAAACAACCAACAATTCTGGCGCCTGCCGGGAATATTCAATCTTTTCTTGCCGCAATAGCGGCTGGTGCGGACGCCATTTACTGCGGCCTTAAAATATTTTCAGCCCGCATGGAAGCCGACAATTTTTCCATTGAAGAACTGGCAAGAGTGACCAAACTTGCCCATTCAAAAGGGATTCAGGTGTATGTTGCCTTTAACTCCATAATTAAAGAAGCCGAAACCGACAAAGTTCTTCGTATTCTTGACAAGCTTGCCCGGTATGCGGACGTCGATGCCCTGATTATCCAGGATACCGCCATGGTCAGCCTTGCCGGGCAGGCAGGATTCAAAGGAAAACTCCACCTGTCCACCCTGGGCAACTGCACCCACCCTGCCGGACTTGCGGCTGCCCAAAAATCAGGTTTTTCCCGGGTGGTACTGCCCAGGGAATTCAGCCTTGATGAAATCAGGGCCATGGCAGCGGCTGTGCCCGGAAGCATGGACTTAGAAGTGTTTATCCATGGTGCGCTTTGCTATTCGGTGTCAGGACGGTGTTACTGGAGTTCCTGGTTTGGCGGAAAAAGTGCCCTTCGGGGGCGTTGTGTTCAACCCTGCCGGCGGCTGTACGAACAAAATGGGAAAAAGGCCAGGTACTTCTCATGCATGGATCTGTCAGCAGATGTACTGGCCAAGGTTCTCAAGGAGATTCCCCACATCAGTACCTGGAAGATTGAGGGCAGAAAAAAAAGCCCCCATTATGTTTACTACACGGTGATGGCCTACAGACTGCTCAGGGATTCGCCGGATCAAAAAAATCAGGCATTATCTTTTTTGGCGTATGCCTTGGGAAGAGAAGGCAGCCATTACAATCTTTTATCCCATCGAATTTCAAACCCTCTGAATCATGCATCGGAAACCGGCTCCGGTCTGTTTTTAGGCCGGATAAAGAACCCTGAAAATCCATATTTTATTTCAAGGGAAGCGCTTCTGCCGGGAGATCTTTTACGCATTGGCTATGAAGAAGAGACCTTCCATCAAATCCAGAAGGTGACCCGGGCCATCCCTAAAAAAGGAAAATATTTTTTAGCTGCCAAAAAAGGCAGGCGTATCAACAAAGACACTTCCGTGTTCCTTATTGACCGGAGGGGAAGTGAGCTGGAAGAAAAATTATCACGCCTTGCCACCGAACTTGGTGAGATTCCCAAAATAACGATCAAACCGTTACATAGCTCTACTCTCGGCAAAAGACCTGCTGACAGTGTCAAATCACCGGGCAAAAAAAGTGGTCATGGAGGAAAAAAACAGCCTGATATATATGAAATGGATGTTTTCAGAAAACACCCCTCTGCTTTAAAAACACATAATGATACGGGTTTTTGGATTTCTGCAAACAACTATGGCATCAAAGCCCCTCCCCGTGCATGGTTATGGCTGGATCCCGTGCTTTTCCCCGAAGAGGAAAAGATCTGTCAAAACTATGTAAAAACCGCATTAAAAAAAGGGGCAAAAAACTTTGTGCTCAATTCCCCCTGGCAGATAGCCTTGTTTGATGATCCCCAAAGACTCAACATCTGGGCAGGCCCTTTTTGCAATATCGCCAATTGCCTTGCAGTGGAAATGCTCAAACGCATAGGTTTTTCAGGGGCCATTGTCAGCCCGGAACTTGAGAGTAAAACCCTTTTGTCCCTGCCGGAATGCAGTTGTTTGCCTTTAGGCGCTGTCTACCGGGCCAACTGGCCCGTGGCCATATCAAGGATTGCGGCCCCGGATCTGGATATCGGGAAAGACTTTACCAGCCCCATGGGAGAAGTTGCCTGGACCAGCAAATACAATGCGACCTACCACACCTTCCCAAACTGGCCACTGGACCTGTCATCCAAAACCGATGAATTAAAACAGGCAGGCTTTGTCATGCTCGTGAACCTGTTTGAAAATATACCTAAGGGGATACGGATGAAGTCACGTCCAGGGACCTGGAACTGGCACTTGAAACTACTCTAA
- a CDS encoding serine hydrolase domain-containing protein, with product MNLRAFQSIDGAMANAMAEGVFPGAVLLWAHRNHIIYHKAFGVTDIRFGEPVALDTVFDLASLTKPLATALAVADLISSGRLSLKTYLKDALPVACGTGKAKITIDMLLRHRSGLPAHRPYFKSLSLPVPGMAAGKRLRQMVLAEPLEYEPGSKEVYSDLGFILLAWVVEYMSGVRLDEFVNDRIFAPLKIYDLFFNPLCADWTRPVMNKASFVFAATSHCTWRGKMIVGEVEDENAWAAGGVEGHAGLFGTAVGVHHLCCELLQALENKESKVINASVLRSFMDKNNGMMRPAGFDSPSEDTPSSGRFFSKRSIGHLGFTGTSFWIDPDNGLITVLLTNRVHPSRENIDIRKFRPRIHDLIASIYQCNIQE from the coding sequence ATGAACTTACGTGCGTTTCAAAGTATTGATGGCGCTATGGCCAATGCTATGGCTGAGGGTGTATTTCCAGGTGCAGTTCTGCTTTGGGCGCATAGAAATCATATCATCTATCACAAGGCTTTTGGTGTAACCGACATAAGGTTTGGGGAACCTGTGGCTTTGGATACGGTTTTTGATCTGGCCTCTTTGACCAAGCCCCTGGCCACAGCTCTGGCTGTGGCAGATCTGATTTCATCAGGGCGGTTATCCCTGAAAACTTATTTAAAGGACGCCCTCCCGGTTGCCTGTGGAACTGGTAAAGCCAAGATCACCATTGACATGCTGTTGCGCCACAGGTCTGGTCTGCCTGCCCACCGTCCGTATTTTAAATCGCTTTCCCTTCCTGTCCCCGGTATGGCGGCCGGAAAGCGTCTGCGGCAGATGGTGCTGGCGGAACCCCTGGAATATGAGCCGGGTTCGAAGGAAGTTTACAGTGATCTGGGGTTTATCCTTTTGGCCTGGGTGGTGGAGTATATGTCCGGTGTCCGGCTTGATGAGTTTGTTAATGACAGGATTTTTGCGCCTTTAAAAATATACGACTTGTTTTTCAATCCGCTTTGCGCTGATTGGACAAGGCCCGTGATGAACAAGGCCTCTTTTGTTTTTGCCGCCACCTCCCATTGCACTTGGCGAGGAAAAATGATAGTGGGGGAGGTGGAGGATGAAAATGCCTGGGCTGCAGGTGGTGTTGAAGGGCATGCAGGTCTGTTTGGCACTGCTGTTGGGGTTCATCATCTGTGCTGTGAACTCCTGCAAGCCCTTGAAAATAAAGAAAGCAAAGTGATAAATGCTTCTGTTCTTAGAAGTTTTATGGATAAAAACAATGGGATGATGCGCCCGGCAGGTTTTGATTCTCCAAGTGAAGATACCCCGTCATCAGGTCGTTTTTTTTCTAAACGATCTATCGGGCACTTAGGCTTTACCGGGACATCATTCTGGATAGATCCAGACAATGGTCTGATTACGGTACTTTTGACCAATCGGGTACATCCGAGCCGGGAAAATATTGATATCAGAAAATTTAGACCCAGGATTCATGATTTGATCGCATCTATTTATCAATGCAATATACAGGAGTGA
- a CDS encoding cupin domain-containing protein, with protein sequence MFANHDETGYSEPVEGIEMKTLAYGDKTLLVRFKMTKGALLPAHTHPHEQIGYLVSGCINLYIGSECHNAVPGDSWCIESGAEHRAEVLEDSVAIEVFSPVREEYLP encoded by the coding sequence ATGTTTGCAAATCATGATGAAACCGGTTATTCCGAGCCGGTGGAAGGCATTGAGATGAAAACCCTTGCGTATGGGGATAAGACGCTTCTGGTCCGGTTTAAAATGACCAAAGGGGCATTACTGCCCGCCCACACCCATCCCCACGAGCAGATCGGATATCTTGTTTCCGGCTGCATCAACCTTTATATTGGAAGTGAATGCCACAATGCCGTCCCCGGAGATTCCTGGTGCATTGAGTCCGGGGCAGAGCATCGTGCTGAGGTCCTGGAAGACAGTGTTGCCATTGAGGTTTTTTCACCGGTACGGGAAGAGTACCTTCCCTGA
- a CDS encoding Ada metal-binding domain-containing protein codes for MKKFIIGALLLLVGISGFSFNFFDFLTFAAGLVPILMIIGGSLAVYLGIEELKQSDNNDTETKIKSAHTQEDELNKESTGEPKSKTKPVPDTQSTKPAQEIEIKIEENHADKQQEQDEQAKEKTPPLPTASSQVTEPPAPEEAGPASASVQFKGNIETLVFHSVACNFANGKNCSMNFTTKEEAETQGYKPCKICMPDA; via the coding sequence ATGAAAAAATTTATTATTGGTGCCCTGCTACTACTTGTTGGTATCTCGGGCTTTTCGTTTAACTTCTTTGATTTTTTAACCTTTGCGGCAGGATTAGTCCCTATATTGATGATTATTGGCGGCTCACTTGCGGTATATCTTGGCATCGAGGAACTCAAGCAGTCCGACAACAATGATACCGAGACAAAGATTAAATCAGCGCATACACAGGAAGATGAACTAAACAAAGAAAGCACCGGGGAGCCGAAAAGCAAAACCAAGCCGGTTCCTGACACACAATCAACGAAGCCGGCCCAGGAAATCGAAATAAAAATTGAAGAAAACCATGCAGACAAACAACAGGAGCAAGATGAACAAGCGAAGGAAAAAACGCCCCCCCTTCCAACTGCCTCCTCCCAGGTTACTGAACCGCCTGCACCCGAAGAAGCGGGACCGGCCAGTGCAAGTGTTCAATTTAAAGGAAATATTGAAACCCTGGTTTTCCACAGCGTGGCATGTAATTTTGCCAACGGTAAAAACTGCAGCATGAATTTTACCACAAAAGAAGAGGCTGAAACCCAGGGGTACAAACCCTGTAAAATCTGCATGCCTGACGCTTAA
- a CDS encoding rod shape-determining protein, with product MNFVTDTLLGAFSNDLAIDLGTANTLVYVKGKGIVLSEPSVVAVRTDKRAKNKVLAVGLEAKRMLGRTPGNIVAIRPMRDGVIADFAVTEAMLKHFIRKVHNNRKTLVRPRIIIAVPSGITQVEKRAVRESAESAGAREVFLIEEPMAAAIGAGLPITEPTCNMVVDIGGGTTEVAVISLAGIVYTRSLRVAGDKMDASISQHIKRKYNLLIGERTAEIIKTTIGNAYPDPENLETIEVKGRDLVSGIPKILAIDSEEVRLAISEQIEAIVETVRIALEQTPPELAADIVDSGIVLTGGGALLKNLDKLLKEKCGLPIVVADDPLSTVALGCGKALDCIEILKEIVIS from the coding sequence ATGAACTTTGTAACTGATACTTTGCTTGGGGCCTTTTCCAATGATCTAGCCATTGATCTTGGCACCGCAAATACGCTGGTTTATGTTAAGGGAAAAGGAATCGTATTAAGTGAGCCTTCCGTGGTGGCGGTTAGAACCGATAAACGAGCCAAAAACAAAGTGCTGGCGGTGGGGCTGGAAGCAAAGCGCATGCTGGGAAGGACACCGGGTAATATTGTGGCCATTCGACCTATGCGAGATGGTGTCATTGCCGATTTTGCAGTGACTGAGGCCATGCTCAAGCATTTTATCCGTAAAGTTCATAACAATAGAAAAACATTGGTTCGTCCAAGAATTATTATTGCGGTGCCTTCCGGTATCACCCAGGTGGAAAAACGGGCGGTCAGGGAAAGTGCCGAATCCGCCGGTGCCAGGGAGGTTTTTCTTATAGAAGAACCCATGGCTGCAGCAATCGGCGCGGGTCTTCCTATTACGGAACCCACCTGCAATATGGTTGTGGACATCGGCGGGGGCACCACTGAAGTGGCGGTCATCTCCCTGGCCGGAATCGTGTATACCCGTTCCCTAAGGGTGGCCGGGGACAAGATGGATGCCTCCATCAGTCAGCACATCAAACGCAAATATAATCTGCTCATTGGAGAGAGAACTGCAGAGATCATCAAAACAACCATCGGCAATGCATATCCTGATCCGGAGAACCTTGAAACCATAGAAGTCAAGGGTCGGGACCTGGTTTCAGGTATTCCCAAAATTCTGGCCATTGACTCCGAAGAGGTCCGGCTGGCCATTTCCGAGCAGATTGAGGCGATTGTTGAAACCGTTCGTATTGCCCTGGAACAGACCCCACCGGAACTGGCCGCAGATATTGTGGATTCCGGCATTGTTTTAACCGGTGGTGGCGCCTTGTTGAAGAATCTGGACAAGCTGCTTAAGGAAAAATGCGGCCTTCCCATTGTCGTGGCTGATGATCCCTTATCCACTGTGGCACTGGGCTGCGGCAAAGCCCTAGACTGTATAGAAATTCTTAAAGAAATAGTCATCAGCTAA
- a CDS encoding NifB/NifX family molybdenum-iron cluster-binding protein, translated as MTLHKIAIPILGEEIVPRFDLTTEVIILTTVNDSDIQDKKIIVLPRSSSDELCHTLLAQDINTLICGAIEDEYYEFLKWKKIKVFDGVSGAWASAFKRWQTQTLNPGDILFTRMVEGNFI; from the coding sequence ATGACACTGCATAAAATTGCCATCCCAATACTTGGTGAAGAGATTGTACCCAGGTTTGACCTGACCACTGAAGTCATCATTCTGACAACAGTAAACGATTCCGATATCCAGGACAAAAAAATTATTGTGCTGCCCAGGTCATCCTCGGATGAACTGTGTCATACCCTTCTGGCCCAGGATATCAACACGCTCATCTGTGGTGCCATTGAAGATGAATATTATGAATTTCTAAAATGGAAAAAAATTAAGGTTTTTGACGGGGTTTCCGGCGCTTGGGCCTCTGCCTTTAAACGATGGCAAACCCAGACGCTGAACCCGGGTGATATCCTTTTCACCCGCATGGTTGAGGGCAATTTTATATAA
- a CDS encoding S66 peptidase family protein, whose product MKPDVEPVFCSLKPKDVIGVAAPSARFDGQSFRKGVLCLESMGFEVHIPEGITGRYRYLAGTDRQRADVLNSLFADPGIKGIIAARGGFGAMRILPLLDWDTIAGNPKLFMGFSDPTALISSLVCKVGICALHGPNLVSLGQADEKTLDSFAKNVTGCFTRINLPSDQVLAGGRATGPLMGGNLATLVHMIGTAFQPDFTGSILFIEDVGEPAYKIDRMLTQMKMAGVLEGVKGVATGSFENCDDESYIPQIIQEVFIDANIPICMGIDAGHGAVNRSLPMGGGVILDADQAILEWDFAAQ is encoded by the coding sequence ATGAAACCAGATGTAGAACCCGTTTTTTGCAGTCTAAAACCCAAAGATGTCATTGGGGTGGCGGCACCATCAGCCAGGTTTGATGGGCAATCGTTCCGGAAAGGGGTTCTGTGTCTTGAATCCATGGGGTTTGAAGTACACATCCCCGAAGGCATAACAGGCCGGTACAGGTACCTTGCCGGCACAGACCGGCAACGGGCGGATGTGCTTAATTCGTTGTTTGCCGATCCTGGGATCAAAGGGATCATTGCGGCAAGGGGCGGATTCGGTGCCATGCGCATCTTGCCGTTACTGGACTGGGATACCATTGCCGGAAATCCGAAACTGTTTATGGGGTTTTCAGATCCCACCGCTTTGATCAGTTCCCTGGTGTGCAAAGTCGGGATCTGTGCTTTGCATGGGCCAAATCTGGTCTCCCTTGGCCAGGCCGATGAGAAGACATTGGATAGTTTTGCAAAAAACGTGACAGGCTGCTTTACACGTATTAATTTACCTTCTGATCAAGTGCTTGCGGGTGGACGTGCCACAGGACCGCTCATGGGCGGAAATCTGGCCACCCTGGTACACATGATCGGGACAGCTTTTCAGCCCGATTTTACAGGAAGTATCCTTTTTATAGAGGATGTGGGTGAACCGGCATACAAGATCGACAGAATGCTGACCCAGATGAAAATGGCCGGTGTATTGGAAGGTGTCAAAGGGGTCGCGACAGGGTCTTTTGAAAATTGCGACGATGAATCCTATATCCCCCAGATCATTCAAGAGGTTTTTATTGACGCAAACATTCCGATCTGCATGGGAATTGATGCTGGTCACGGAGCGGTTAACCGTTCTCTGCCCATGGGGGGCGGGGTCATTTTGGATGCGGACCAAGCCATCCTTGAATGGGATTTTGCGGCACAATGA
- the mreC gene encoding rod shape-determining protein MreC produces the protein MFSRRIMMLVGVGFFVAVALTVITMSSRETLSAANVERLSITLTSPFQFVASRIIGFTESVWQTYFSCVLAVEENQVLRRELSTAQHTANRCKELELENTRLKKFVNFQNSVPAAYVAAQVIARDPSPWFKTIIIDKGEKDGLIKGLPVLVSEGIVGQIIKVAGSFSQVLLIIDRNSAVDALIQETRVRGMVKGNNKDTCSFVYTLRKDLVEPGQVIVSSGLDQVFPKGLSIGTVLDVKKNHSQLFQDIIIKTAVDFDKLEEVLVYKNAD, from the coding sequence ATGTTTTCCAGGCGGATCATGATGCTTGTGGGCGTGGGCTTTTTTGTTGCGGTGGCGCTTACCGTAATCACCATGTCCAGCCGGGAGACCCTGTCGGCGGCTAATGTTGAAAGACTCTCCATAACGCTTACATCTCCTTTTCAATTTGTGGCCTCCCGAATTATCGGTTTTACTGAATCGGTATGGCAGACCTATTTTTCATGTGTGCTTGCCGTGGAAGAGAACCAGGTGTTGAGACGTGAGTTGTCAACGGCGCAACACACAGCCAACAGGTGCAAAGAGCTTGAGCTTGAAAATACCCGGTTAAAGAAATTTGTCAATTTCCAAAATTCCGTGCCCGCGGCCTATGTGGCGGCCCAGGTGATTGCCCGGGATCCATCCCCCTGGTTTAAAACCATTATCATTGATAAGGGTGAAAAAGACGGTTTGATTAAAGGTCTGCCCGTGCTGGTGTCAGAAGGAATTGTAGGGCAGATTATTAAAGTGGCCGGTAGTTTTTCCCAGGTGCTGCTGATTATCGACCGCAATTCAGCTGTTGATGCGCTGATTCAGGAGACCCGGGTCCGCGGTATGGTCAAGGGCAATAATAAAGACACCTGTTCCTTTGTATATACCTTGAGAAAGGATCTCGTGGAACCAGGACAGGTAATTGTCTCCTCAGGATTGGACCAGGTATTTCCCAAAGGATTGAGCATCGGAACGGTCCTTGATGTAAAGAAAAACCATTCCCAACTGTTTCAGGATATCATCATAAAAACTGCTGTAGATTTTGACAAGCTTGAAGAAGTGCTGGTGTATAAAAATGCCGATTGA
- a CDS encoding sigma-54 interaction domain-containing protein: MQLFPEIHQLMRSPLDFTHILDEIPLGILLMDRDLRVVHLNRYFHALTGFSLDMARGIPCRNILRSSACIINCPILATHCKDRSISCTSDIINTDRQKLPVRITTAQIVDNQGHFTGYMETIEDLRSSATNDPEKNVAYSFANIIGRSRKMEIIFQTLPMLAQSDASILITGETGTGKDLVAEAVHQTSQRAGGPFIKINCGALPETLLESEIFGHMKGAFTGAVENKPGRFKLAHNGTIFLTEIGDLPLPLQVKLLTFLDDRIIYPLGATKGFNANVRIIAATHRDLEYMVSIGKFRKDLLFRLNVARVHLPPLRERGEDIRLLLDYFLNHYTKKQNKKINGFSEPVLAVLLNYTYEGNIRELKNIMEYAVNVAQGTRIEAENLPAYILDHEPVQRVSNIPAAQDLCDTKPREPRSSAAPSEPDKSGQTWSSVQRQMIMDALKTSRGKKDKAAQILGMSRSTLWRKIKEFQIE, translated from the coding sequence ATGCAATTATTTCCTGAAATTCATCAATTAATGCGATCGCCTCTGGATTTTACCCACATCCTGGATGAAATTCCCTTGGGCATACTATTGATGGACAGAGATTTGCGAGTGGTTCATCTTAACCGATACTTTCATGCACTCACGGGATTTTCCCTAGATATGGCCAGGGGCATTCCCTGCAGAAATATCCTGCGCAGTTCTGCATGCATCATCAACTGTCCGATCCTCGCCACCCACTGTAAAGACCGGTCCATATCCTGCACCAGTGATATTATTAATACAGACCGCCAGAAACTGCCTGTACGGATTACCACCGCACAAATCGTGGATAATCAGGGTCATTTTACAGGTTATATGGAAACCATCGAGGATTTGAGAAGCAGTGCCACCAATGACCCTGAAAAGAATGTGGCCTACAGTTTTGCCAATATCATCGGCCGAAGCCGGAAAATGGAAATAATATTTCAAACCCTTCCCATGCTTGCCCAAAGTGATGCATCCATCCTGATCACCGGGGAGACAGGCACGGGCAAGGACCTTGTGGCAGAAGCCGTACACCAGACATCCCAACGCGCAGGCGGTCCATTTATTAAAATCAACTGCGGCGCACTGCCCGAGACTCTTTTGGAATCCGAGATTTTCGGTCATATGAAAGGGGCATTCACCGGCGCTGTAGAAAACAAACCCGGCCGCTTCAAGTTGGCTCACAACGGCACTATTTTTTTAACGGAAATCGGGGACCTGCCCTTGCCTCTACAGGTGAAACTGCTCACATTTCTTGATGACAGAATCATTTATCCGTTAGGTGCCACCAAAGGATTCAATGCCAATGTAAGAATTATTGCCGCCACCCACCGGGACCTCGAATATATGGTATCCATAGGTAAATTCAGAAAAGATCTGCTGTTCCGTCTGAATGTAGCCAGGGTGCATCTGCCCCCCTTACGTGAACGGGGTGAAGATATTCGACTTCTGCTTGACTATTTTCTAAACCACTACACAAAAAAACAGAATAAAAAAATCAATGGCTTTTCGGAACCGGTCCTGGCTGTTTTATTGAATTACACCTATGAGGGAAATATCCGGGAACTGAAAAATATTATGGAGTATGCCGTGAATGTGGCCCAGGGGACCAGAATCGAAGCAGAGAACCTGCCGGCCTATATTCTGGATCATGAACCTGTACAAAGGGTTTCAAATATACCGGCAGCGCAGGATCTGTGCGACACCAAACCAAGAGAACCGCGCAGCTCTGCTGCACCTTCGGAACCGGATAAAAGCGGACAAACCTGGTCCTCGGTACAGCGGCAGATGATTATGGATGCCTTGAAAACCTCCCGGGGCAAAAAAGATAAAGCCGCGCAAATCCTTGGCATGAGTCGCAGTACACTATGGCGGAAAATTAAGGAATTTCAGATAGAATAG
- the mrdA gene encoding penicillin-binding protein 2 codes for MGTINKNSDKEWIKHRYVVASMCIVFVFSVLLLRLVYLQMIRGEEYRRLSMTNCVRLKSIKSSRGLIYDRNRILLVDNRPAFDLTIVLEDAKPLKQTLDHLAELTGDSCEDLTAIIEKEGGAAFYKPLVLKRDITRDLLAAIEAHQFDLPGIHIDIEPSRNYIHKKTAAHLIGYLGEINKDELDSGKFPNVRSGDSIGRYGVEKSFEADLQGKRGGHQLEVDVNGRVIKILKTVEPVSGNDLVLTIDLPLQQKAEGLLGENDGAVVALDPSNGDVLVMASSPSFDQNDFIGGISSKKWQVLRDDPGRPMNNKAIQAEYPPASTYKIITALAGLEEKVIDRNSTFFCPGFYKFGNRRYHCWSKYGHGTINVVDAIAQSCDVFFYQTGEKLGVDALAKYAQGSGLGRLTGIPLAHERPGLIPTSAWKKQRFKEPWQAGETLSISIGQGFNLVTPLQMAVFISAVGNNGTLYRPRLVKSVQDAKGQVIREIEPEITGGLPASKKNLAIVRQGLLEVVHGNRGTARQIRLPDVQIAGKTGTAQVFSRKAGEKFDNKKLKRTLQDHAWFVCYAPAQDPKIAIAVIIEHGEHGSSAAAPVAQELIHAYFGDPEVPTAVVEEDPAHVE; via the coding sequence GTGGGCACAATTAATAAAAATTCAGATAAAGAATGGATCAAGCATCGATATGTAGTGGCCAGTATGTGCATTGTTTTTGTTTTTAGCGTTCTTCTTTTAAGGCTTGTTTATCTTCAGATGATCCGCGGTGAAGAGTACCGGCGGTTGTCGATGACCAATTGTGTCCGACTTAAAAGCATAAAATCCTCCAGGGGGCTGATTTATGACCGTAATCGCATTCTTCTTGTGGACAACCGGCCAGCCTTTGACTTAACCATTGTCTTGGAGGATGCCAAACCCCTCAAGCAGACCCTTGATCACCTGGCCGAACTGACCGGCGATTCATGTGAAGACCTGACGGCAATCATAGAAAAAGAGGGCGGAGCGGCATTTTATAAACCACTTGTCCTTAAACGGGACATAACAAGGGATCTGCTGGCGGCCATAGAGGCCCATCAGTTTGATTTGCCCGGTATCCACATTGATATTGAACCTAGCAGAAATTATATACATAAGAAAACAGCGGCCCATCTTATAGGTTATCTTGGTGAGATCAATAAGGATGAACTGGATTCCGGTAAATTTCCCAATGTCCGGTCCGGGGATTCCATTGGCCGATACGGGGTTGAAAAAAGTTTTGAGGCGGATCTGCAGGGCAAAAGAGGGGGGCACCAGCTCGAAGTGGACGTCAACGGGCGGGTGATTAAAATACTTAAGACTGTCGAGCCTGTTTCCGGAAACGATCTGGTGCTGACAATAGATTTGCCACTTCAGCAGAAAGCTGAGGGCTTGCTTGGGGAGAATGACGGGGCTGTTGTGGCCCTTGACCCTTCAAACGGAGATGTCTTGGTTATGGCGTCATCGCCTAGTTTTGATCAAAATGATTTTATTGGCGGTATCTCCAGTAAGAAATGGCAGGTTTTAAGGGATGATCCGGGCAGACCCATGAACAATAAAGCGATTCAGGCAGAATATCCTCCGGCGTCCACATATAAGATCATTACGGCCCTGGCAGGGCTCGAAGAAAAGGTCATTGACCGCAATTCAACTTTTTTCTGCCCGGGATTTTATAAGTTTGGCAACCGGCGCTACCATTGCTGGAGTAAATACGGACACGGCACTATAAATGTTGTGGATGCCATTGCCCAGTCCTGCGATGTGTTTTTTTATCAGACCGGTGAAAAACTCGGGGTCGATGCCCTGGCAAAGTATGCGCAAGGCTCTGGTCTGGGGCGGTTGACCGGGATTCCCCTGGCCCATGAGCGCCCAGGTTTGATTCCCACCTCCGCATGGAAGAAACAGCGGTTCAAGGAACCCTGGCAGGCCGGAGAAACCCTGTCCATCAGTATTGGTCAGGGGTTTAATCTGGTTACGCCTCTGCAGATGGCCGTGTTTATTTCTGCGGTTGGGAATAACGGGACCCTTTACCGGCCAAGGCTTGTTAAGTCCGTTCAGGATGCAAAAGGGCAGGTGATAAGGGAAATTGAACCCGAAATTACCGGGGGGTTGCCGGCTTCCAAAAAAAATTTGGCCATTGTGCGACAGGGGCTTTTAGAAGTTGTTCACGGTAACCGCGGCACTGCCCGGCAAATCCGTCTTCCCGACGTTCAGATTGCCGGAAAAACAGGTACTGCTCAGGTGTTTTCCCGCAAAGCCGGGGAAAAGTTTGATAACAAAAAATTGAAGCGCACCCTCCAGGATCATGCCTGGTTTGTCTGTTATGCGCCTGCGCAGGACCCTAAAATAGCCATTGCCGTGATCATTGAACATGGGGAGCATGGTTCCAGTGCGGCTGCTCCCGTTGCACAAGAGTTGATTCATGCCTATTTCGGGGACCCTGAAGTTCCAACTGCCGTGGTCGAGGAAGACCCGGCTCATGTGGAGTGA